A portion of the uncultured Bacteroides sp. genome contains these proteins:
- a CDS encoding glycosyl hydrolase 115 family protein: protein MNNTKMKIKLKIICLLVVLWMQQGLYAQVGKIVSADKQDAFVLAEGSFVVPLLVDDQETVAVKRSVTALQQDINHVTGIMPVAFNQLTGDAKKQIIIGTIGHSRFIDQLVKENKINGEQLRGKREKFLIQTIQQPFPGVDEALVIAGSDKRGTVYGVYELSAQIGVSPWYYWADVPVRKQEHLYINRGTYTDGEPAVTYRGIFLNDEAPALSGWSREQFGGFNHQFYEKVFELILRLKGNFIWPAMWGNAFYDDDPANGVLANEMGIIMGTSHHEPMGLAQQDWKRRGTGAWDYSKNSTVLQQFWETGIERCKDWESVITVGMRGDGDEPMSENANISLLQKIVKDQRKIIADVTGKKAAETPQVWALYKEVQDYYDKGMRVPDDVTLLLCDDNWGNVRKLPELSAKKRKGGYGMYYHFDYVGGPRNYKWLNVSQIQRVWEQMNLTYRYGVDKLWIVNVGDLKPMEYPIQFFMDMAWNPERFNENNLLQHTEEFCVRQFGEQYAKEAARLINLYTKYNRRVTPELLNEKTYSLHHYNEFQTVVDDYKELLLDALKLNYLLPADCRDAYDQLVLFPIQACANLYELYYAVAMNHDLADKKEVKANLWAGKAEACYLRDSLLTRHYNKEIAGGKWNHMMDQTHIGYTYWQQPEHNVIPKLKRVAQNRMAPLPSVFVEADGSVSMEAEHYSRAMNGTNTHWVVIPGLGKTLSGVTTTPVTLLPDKETTLEYDMELTSIGEMKLEILVSPTLNFNGNRGLCYAVSFDDGEEQIVNINQTYDIRLMESWQANSINRTVTTHRITTPGKHMLRFRPLDPGIVLQKLMLDAGGLKPSYLGAPESKMK from the coding sequence CGTCTCTGCTGATAAACAAGATGCGTTTGTCTTAGCGGAAGGCTCTTTTGTAGTCCCCTTGCTGGTAGACGATCAGGAGACGGTTGCAGTTAAACGAAGTGTAACCGCCTTACAGCAAGACATCAACCATGTGACGGGCATTATGCCGGTTGCATTCAATCAACTTACCGGTGATGCAAAAAAACAAATCATTATTGGAACTATCGGACATAGCCGTTTCATTGACCAACTGGTTAAAGAGAATAAAATAAATGGCGAGCAACTCAGAGGCAAACGAGAGAAATTCCTTATCCAAACGATTCAACAACCCTTTCCTGGAGTAGACGAGGCGTTAGTAATTGCCGGCAGTGACAAGCGTGGTACTGTTTATGGCGTTTATGAACTCTCTGCACAAATAGGAGTGTCGCCTTGGTATTATTGGGCGGATGTACCTGTTCGCAAGCAAGAACATTTATATATAAATAGAGGAACATATACAGATGGAGAACCTGCTGTAACCTACAGAGGAATTTTCTTGAATGATGAGGCACCTGCGCTTAGTGGATGGTCACGCGAACAGTTTGGCGGATTCAATCACCAATTTTACGAGAAAGTTTTTGAACTAATTCTTCGTTTGAAGGGCAATTTTATCTGGCCTGCTATGTGGGGGAATGCTTTTTATGATGATGATCCGGCTAATGGTGTACTTGCTAATGAGATGGGTATTATTATGGGAACCTCTCACCATGAACCAATGGGACTGGCTCAGCAAGATTGGAAACGCCGTGGAACTGGTGCATGGGATTATTCTAAAAACAGTACTGTGTTACAGCAGTTTTGGGAAACAGGTATTGAACGCTGCAAAGATTGGGAATCAGTAATCACTGTAGGTATGCGTGGTGATGGAGATGAACCGATGAGTGAGAATGCTAATATTTCCTTATTGCAGAAGATTGTTAAAGATCAACGCAAAATCATTGCTGATGTTACCGGAAAGAAAGCTGCTGAAACGCCACAAGTATGGGCGCTTTATAAAGAGGTGCAGGATTATTACGATAAAGGCATGCGTGTGCCGGATGATGTAACATTGTTACTCTGTGATGATAATTGGGGCAATGTGCGTAAGTTGCCCGAACTGTCAGCTAAGAAGCGTAAAGGTGGTTATGGCATGTATTATCATTTCGACTATGTCGGTGGTCCTAGAAATTATAAATGGCTTAATGTCTCTCAGATACAACGTGTGTGGGAACAAATGAATCTGACTTACCGCTATGGTGTCGATAAACTATGGATTGTGAATGTGGGCGATTTGAAACCGATGGAATATCCTATTCAATTCTTTATGGATATGGCATGGAATCCTGAACGGTTTAATGAAAACAATTTATTGCAGCATACGGAAGAGTTTTGTGTTCGTCAGTTTGGCGAACAGTATGCTAAAGAAGCAGCGCGTCTCATCAATCTCTACACGAAGTACAACCGTCGTGTAACTCCCGAGTTGTTAAATGAAAAAACATACAGTTTACATCACTATAATGAGTTTCAAACGGTGGTCGATGATTACAAGGAGTTGTTACTTGATGCTCTGAAACTGAACTATCTGTTGCCGGCCGATTGTCGGGATGCCTATGATCAGTTGGTCCTTTTCCCGATACAAGCTTGTGCTAATTTATACGAACTCTATTATGCAGTGGCAATGAATCATGATTTGGCCGACAAGAAAGAGGTGAAAGCCAATCTTTGGGCCGGCAAAGCAGAGGCATGCTATTTACGAGATTCATTGCTTACCCGACATTATAATAAGGAGATAGCGGGAGGTAAATGGAATCACATGATGGATCAAACACACATTGGATACACTTATTGGCAGCAGCCCGAACACAATGTAATACCGAAGTTAAAGCGTGTGGCTCAAAATAGAATGGCACCACTTCCTTCTGTATTTGTGGAGGCAGATGGTTCTGTTTCTATGGAAGCAGAACATTATAGCCGGGCAATGAATGGAACGAATACTCATTGGGTCGTGATTCCCGGTCTGGGGAAAACTCTTTCCGGAGTGACCACCACGCCTGTTACGTTACTGCCGGATAAAGAAACAACTTTGGAGTATGATATGGAGCTGACTTCTATTGGTGAGATGAAATTGGAGATATTAGTCTCTCCAACGCTCAATTTCAATGGAAACAGAGGTTTGTGTTATGCCGTCTCTTTTGATGATGGCGAAGAGCAAATAGTCAATATAAATCAGACGTATGATATCCGATTGATGGAAAGTTGGCAAGCGAACAGCATCAATCGGACAGTTACGACACACCGGATAACAACTCCCGGCAAGCATATGTTGCGGTTTCGTCCGCTCGATCCGGGGATTGTGTTGCAAAAGCTGATGTTGGATGCAGGAGGATTGAAACCCTCTTATCTGGGTGCACCTGAAAGTAAAATGAAATAA
- a CDS encoding sialate O-acetylesterase, with product MRVFSRLSLIVLFAFCFTQLGEAKVKLPTLIADGMVLQREQTISVWGIADPSEAVVVQFLKKKVETRADAQGNWEVTLPPMKAGGPYVMTVNEIQLKDILIGDVWLCSGQSNMELPISRVLDKYRAEAEADSNLMIRYVKTPWKYNFHGPQADIEPVEWKSLTPEKALSFSAVAYFFAKDLYAKTKVPVGIINSSVGGSPIEAWISEEGLKPFPLYLNDKRICESDKYIDDVTKLGRESQELWNATLYRSDEGLHATQPWYSSEYDDSSWTVTELFDTSWATSGFNPINGSHWFRKDFDVPQTFVGKAVTLRLGCIADADSVYVNGIFLGTVSYRYPPRIYEIPAHLLKAGKNNITIRLMSYGGRPEFVKDKPYKILCGGEEINLLGEWKYRLGTQMPAMPPQISFQYKPVGLYNGMIAPLLHCKFTGVIWYQGESNTGRYNEYGTLLSTLIADWRSKLDAPELPFFIVQLPNFMQSHSHPVESSWAELRNKQLEVSRTIPNTALAVTIDLGEWNDIHPLSKKEVGHRLSLQAQKLVYGDKKLVSEGPMYESATTEGDKMILSFRSGTDDLQSVTELKGFSVAGKDRIFKWAKARVEGNKVIVWNEDMANPVVVRYGWDDNPVGINLRNKAGLPASPFTTEY from the coding sequence ATGAGAGTTTTCAGTAGGCTTAGTTTGATTGTTTTGTTTGCCTTTTGCTTCACCCAATTGGGTGAAGCAAAGGTCAAACTACCTACTTTAATTGCGGATGGCATGGTTCTTCAGCGGGAACAAACAATTTCTGTTTGGGGAATAGCTGATCCTAGTGAAGCAGTAGTAGTTCAGTTTCTGAAAAAAAAGGTTGAGACCCGTGCGGATGCCCAGGGTAACTGGGAGGTTACATTACCTCCAATGAAAGCGGGAGGTCCGTATGTGATGACTGTTAATGAGATACAGTTAAAGGATATTTTGATTGGCGATGTTTGGCTCTGTTCGGGGCAATCGAACATGGAACTTCCTATTTCCAGAGTACTGGATAAGTATCGTGCAGAGGCCGAAGCGGATAGTAATCTGATGATTCGTTACGTCAAGACACCTTGGAAATATAATTTTCATGGACCGCAAGCGGATATCGAACCCGTTGAATGGAAATCGTTGACTCCTGAAAAAGCACTCTCTTTCTCAGCTGTAGCCTATTTTTTTGCTAAAGATCTTTATGCCAAAACGAAAGTACCTGTTGGCATCATTAATTCTAGCGTAGGAGGTTCGCCGATAGAAGCATGGATCAGTGAAGAAGGATTAAAGCCTTTCCCGCTATACCTTAATGATAAAAGAATTTGTGAATCAGACAAATATATAGATGATGTGACAAAGTTGGGCCGCGAAAGCCAAGAATTGTGGAACGCCACGCTTTATCGATCGGATGAAGGTTTGCATGCTACCCAACCGTGGTATTCATCGGAATATGATGATTCATCTTGGACTGTAACGGAACTATTTGATACCTCATGGGCTACGAGTGGCTTTAATCCTATTAACGGTTCACACTGGTTCCGTAAAGACTTTGATGTGCCGCAGACATTCGTTGGCAAAGCAGTAACCCTTCGTTTGGGGTGTATAGCGGATGCTGATTCTGTTTATGTGAACGGGATATTTCTGGGTACGGTGTCTTATCGTTATCCTCCCCGTATCTATGAGATTCCCGCTCACCTATTGAAAGCCGGAAAGAATAATATAACCATACGATTGATGAGTTATGGGGGACGTCCTGAATTTGTAAAGGACAAACCTTATAAGATTCTATGTGGGGGAGAAGAAATCAATCTGTTGGGAGAATGGAAATACCGCTTAGGTACCCAGATGCCTGCCATGCCTCCGCAAATATCTTTTCAATACAAACCCGTTGGCTTATATAATGGTATGATAGCCCCTTTGCTTCACTGTAAGTTTACCGGAGTGATCTGGTATCAGGGCGAATCTAATACCGGAAGATACAATGAATACGGTACTCTTTTATCAACTCTGATTGCTGATTGGAGGAGTAAACTGGATGCTCCTGAATTGCCTTTTTTCATCGTGCAACTACCTAATTTCATGCAATCGCACTCACATCCGGTGGAGAGTAGTTGGGCGGAATTGAGAAATAAACAGTTGGAGGTTAGCCGTACTATTCCCAATACGGCACTTGCGGTGACTATCGATTTAGGAGAATGGAACGATATTCATCCCTTGAGTAAGAAAGAAGTGGGGCACCGTCTTTCCTTGCAAGCTCAAAAACTGGTTTATGGGGATAAAAAGCTTGTATCAGAGGGCCCCATGTATGAATCAGCAACAACTGAGGGTGATAAGATGATTCTTTCTTTTCGTAGCGGTACGGATGATTTGCAATCGGTAACTGAACTGAAAGGTTTCTCTGTTGCGGGAAAAGACCGAATTTTCAAATGGGCTAAGGCTCGTGTGGAAGGTAATAAAGTAATTGTCTGGAATGAAGATATGGCAAATCCTGTGGTGGTTCGTTATGGATGGGATGACAATCCGGTCGGTATCAATCTGCGTAACAAAGCGGGACTTCCTGCCTCACCTTTTACTACTGAATATTAA
- a CDS encoding MFS transporter produces the protein MKSSSQKVSLGEKIGYSLGDGSANLVFQMMMMFQLFFYTDVFGIKATAAGMILLVARIFDAFVDPLVGILSDRTNTRWGKYRPWILWTAVPFALFFVLAFTTPDLSERGKIIYAGITYTLLMSIYSFNNTPYSSLGGVMTSDIKERTSISSVRFVTATIATFIVQGLTLPLVSKFGHGDAQKGWLITISLFAVIVVALLVVTFFTAKERITPPANQKNSIRQDFKDIVHNGPWKAMFILTLFLFTTLALWGSSMSYYFNYFVDKTALFNFLQHFGLVNVTGDTYGVVHKFLDAFGLIALPDHSNVFAVGFSLFNMTGQIVTLLGVIFLSGYLSNIFGKRNVFILCLALTGVFTTLFYLVDSTNVELIFVINLLKSMAYAPTIPLLWAMMGDVADHSEWVNHRRATGFVFAGIVFALKAGLGLGGAICGSIVDAFGFVPNTVQTDSAIVGIKLTSSVIPAITFLIGVVALFFYPISKRLNEKIQLELADRRAKNDRNQ, from the coding sequence ATGAAAAGCTCTTCTCAAAAAGTTTCGCTTGGCGAAAAAATTGGTTACAGTCTGGGTGATGGTTCGGCGAACCTCGTTTTCCAGATGATGATGATGTTTCAACTTTTTTTCTACACGGATGTCTTTGGCATTAAGGCTACTGCTGCCGGCATGATATTGCTGGTTGCCCGTATCTTCGATGCGTTTGTCGACCCACTTGTTGGTATTCTTTCCGACCGAACGAATACCCGTTGGGGTAAGTATCGCCCATGGATCTTGTGGACAGCCGTTCCGTTTGCCTTGTTCTTCGTTCTGGCGTTTACTACGCCCGATCTTAGTGAAAGAGGAAAGATTATTTACGCCGGTATTACTTACACCTTGCTGATGTCCATCTATTCGTTCAATAATACCCCTTATTCTTCATTGGGCGGAGTGATGACGAGCGATATCAAGGAGCGCACTAGTATCTCATCCGTACGTTTTGTTACCGCTACCATTGCTACGTTTATTGTGCAGGGACTCACACTACCTTTGGTCTCTAAATTCGGACATGGTGATGCTCAGAAGGGTTGGCTCATTACCATTTCACTGTTTGCCGTGATCGTTGTGGCATTGTTGGTTGTCACCTTTTTTACGGCGAAAGAACGCATTACGCCCCCCGCTAATCAGAAAAATTCCATTAGGCAAGATTTTAAAGATATTGTTCATAATGGTCCATGGAAAGCGATGTTTATCCTTACGCTCTTTTTGTTTACCACCCTTGCATTGTGGGGTAGTAGTATGTCCTATTACTTCAACTACTTTGTAGATAAGACAGCTTTGTTCAATTTCCTTCAGCATTTTGGTTTGGTCAATGTTACCGGTGATACCTATGGAGTGGTACATAAATTTCTTGATGCTTTCGGATTGATTGCTTTGCCCGATCATAGCAATGTATTTGCAGTCGGTTTCAGTCTTTTTAATATGACAGGACAGATCGTGACGTTACTCGGAGTGATCTTCTTATCCGGATATCTCTCTAATATCTTTGGTAAACGAAATGTGTTCATTCTTTGCTTAGCATTAACAGGTGTGTTCACTACTCTATTTTACTTAGTCGATTCTACTAATGTGGAGCTGATCTTTGTGATTAACTTACTGAAAAGTATGGCTTATGCTCCAACGATTCCGCTTCTTTGGGCAATGATGGGCGATGTGGCTGATCATTCGGAATGGGTAAACCATCGACGTGCGACAGGTTTTGTCTTTGCCGGTATTGTCTTTGCGCTGAAAGCCGGTTTAGGACTGGGAGGTGCTATCTGCGGAAGTATTGTCGATGCGTTTGGCTTTGTGCCCAATACGGTGCAAACTGATTCTGCTATTGTGGGTATTAAACTTACTTCGAGCGTTATTCCGGCCATCACATTCTTAATTGGTGTCGTTGCACTTTTCTTTTATCCTATTTCTAAACGGTTGAATGAAAAGATACAGCTCGAATTGGCCGACCGAAGAGCGAAGAATGATAGAAACCAATAA
- a CDS encoding endo-1,4-beta-xylanase: MRICYLSLPLFWLALLSGCKTIQSENQLLQKNSLQGPSLKTSLEGKFLMGVAMNDAQASERDTAGLHLIKQHFNAVVAENCMKSEVIHPEENRYDFTRSDRFVAFGEKYKMAITGHTLIWHSQLSPWFCVDKEGKNVSAEVLIERMKNHIHTVVGRYKGRIQGWDVVNEAFEDDGSYRKTKFYEILGEDYIPLAFQFAHEADPNAELYYNDYSMAHKGRRDAVVRMVTQLKAKGIRIDAVGMQGHMQMDFPAVEEFEKSLLAFANAGVKVMITEMDMTMLPSPKQNIGADVGANFEYKKEMNPYPDTLPDSLAQAWNARMEDFFNLFLKHSDKISRVTVWGVTDADSWRNNWPIRGRKDYPLLFDRNNQPKPVVEAILKAANKKK, from the coding sequence ATGAGAATTTGTTATTTAAGCTTGCCCCTGTTTTGGTTAGCTCTTTTGTCTGGCTGTAAAACCATACAGAGCGAGAATCAACTTTTGCAGAAGAATTCACTTCAAGGGCCTTCGTTGAAGACTTCACTCGAAGGAAAGTTCTTGATGGGTGTTGCGATGAATGATGCGCAAGCTTCGGAACGAGATACGGCAGGACTTCACCTCATCAAGCAACATTTTAACGCTGTGGTTGCTGAGAATTGCATGAAGAGTGAAGTCATTCACCCCGAGGAGAATCGCTACGATTTTACCCGATCCGATCGCTTTGTGGCATTTGGTGAGAAGTATAAAATGGCTATCACCGGACATACACTGATTTGGCATTCGCAGCTTTCGCCTTGGTTTTGTGTAGATAAAGAAGGGAAAAACGTATCAGCCGAGGTACTGATAGAGCGAATGAAGAACCATATTCATACTGTTGTAGGACGTTACAAAGGACGTATTCAGGGATGGGATGTGGTGAATGAAGCATTTGAAGATGACGGCTCCTACCGCAAAACTAAATTCTACGAGATACTGGGAGAGGACTATATTCCGCTTGCTTTTCAGTTTGCACACGAGGCCGACCCGAATGCGGAGCTTTATTATAATGATTACTCCATGGCTCACAAAGGGCGGCGGGATGCTGTGGTACGGATGGTTACTCAGCTGAAAGCAAAAGGAATCCGTATTGATGCCGTAGGTATGCAGGGGCATATGCAGATGGATTTTCCTGCGGTAGAGGAGTTTGAAAAGAGTCTGCTGGCGTTTGCTAATGCCGGAGTAAAGGTGATGATTACCGAAATGGATATGACTATGCTGCCTAGCCCTAAGCAAAATATAGGCGCTGATGTAGGAGCCAATTTTGAATATAAAAAGGAAATGAACCCGTATCCCGACACATTGCCCGACTCTCTGGCACAGGCTTGGAATGCTCGAATGGAAGATTTTTTTAATTTATTCTTGAAGCATAGTGATAAGATTAGCAGAGTGACCGTATGGGGAGTGACTGATGCTGATTCGTGGCGAAACAATTGGCCTATCAGAGGACGAAAGGATTATCCTTTACTGTTCGATCGTAATAATCAGCCTAAGCCTGTAGTGGAAGCTATTTTGAAGGCTGCAAATAAGAAAAAATAA
- a CDS encoding glycoside hydrolase family 43 protein: MKKEARYLVPGDYMADPAVHVFNGKLYIYPSHDRESGIPENDNGDHFDMCDYHVFSMESIDGEVTDHGVALQVKDIPWAGRQLWDCDCAYKNGKYYLYFPLKDQTDIFRIGVAISDKPEGPFIPQPDPIRGSYSIDPAVFEDEDGQFYMYFGGLWGGQLQRYRNNKAQECGVLLEGNEAALPSLVVQLNDDMLDFAEEPKAVVILDENGEPLTAGDNERRFFEASWMHKYNDKYYFSYSTGDTHRLCYAVGDNPYGPFTYQGVILTPVVGWTTHHAICEFKGKWYLFHHDSVPSGGRTWLRSLKVCELEYNADGTIKTIDGGGE, from the coding sequence ATGAAAAAAGAAGCACGTTATCTAGTGCCGGGCGACTATATGGCCGACCCTGCTGTACACGTTTTCAATGGCAAACTTTATATTTATCCTTCGCACGATCGTGAGAGTGGCATTCCCGAAAATGATAATGGCGATCATTTTGATATGTGTGATTATCATGTATTTTCGATGGAAAGTATTGATGGTGAAGTGACGGATCATGGTGTGGCACTCCAAGTAAAGGACATTCCTTGGGCAGGCCGCCAGTTGTGGGATTGTGATTGCGCTTATAAGAATGGTAAATACTACCTTTATTTTCCACTGAAAGATCAGACAGATATTTTCCGTATCGGTGTGGCAATAAGTGATAAGCCCGAAGGTCCTTTCATACCTCAACCCGATCCTATTAGAGGAAGTTACAGCATAGACCCTGCCGTGTTTGAAGATGAAGATGGTCAGTTTTATATGTACTTTGGTGGTCTTTGGGGTGGCCAGTTGCAACGCTACCGCAACAATAAAGCACAAGAATGTGGCGTTTTGTTGGAGGGTAATGAAGCGGCTTTGCCATCGCTGGTTGTTCAATTGAACGATGATATGTTGGACTTTGCCGAAGAGCCAAAAGCTGTCGTTATCTTAGACGAAAACGGAGAACCATTGACAGCAGGAGATAACGAACGTCGATTTTTCGAAGCATCGTGGATGCACAAGTATAACGATAAGTATTATTTTTCTTACTCAACAGGTGATACACACAGGCTGTGTTATGCCGTTGGCGATAATCCTTATGGTCCGTTCACTTATCAAGGAGTGATACTTACGCCTGTGGTGGGATGGACTACGCACCATGCTATCTGTGAGTTCAAAGGAAAGTGGTACCTCTTTCATCACGATAGTGTACCTTCGGGTGGGCGAACTTGGCTTCGTAGTCTTAAAGTCTGCGAGTTGGAGTATAACGCCGATGGGACGATTAAAACCATTGATGGAGGAGGGGAATAG
- a CDS encoding glycosyl hydrolase family 8 — MRRTFVLNFIFIFTLITMNCHAVNVMKPWDKGAFETLKYRNLFAELGYTQNEIDAKVEDVFQSLFFGPNKIYFEVGDSLAYISDIKNHDARTEGMSYGMMIAVQLNKKEIFDRLWRWSKKYMQHKDGDLEGYFAWSCKINGMRNAQGPASDGELYYVTSLIFASNLWGNTTGIDYLKEAQYILDNAMNKEGKGRVTNLINKEHKLITFVPDTWGGSFTDPSYHVPAFYEVWARWANDGRADFWRECAKASREYLHKAIHPVTGLNPDYSNYDGSPLNTKQLIGKAFRFDSWRVPMNIALDYSWACADKDWQQEYGNKIQNFLYSQGIHTFVDQYNVDGSTVAEILPAGEYTALRHSLGLVATSAAVSLVCTHDKSSEFVQQLWNAHHEPYADGYFDAYYDGLLRLFSVMHLSGKYRIIFPQ; from the coding sequence ATGAGACGCACATTTGTTTTAAATTTTATATTTATCTTTACTCTTATTACTATGAACTGCCATGCTGTAAATGTGATGAAACCTTGGGATAAAGGGGCTTTTGAAACGCTAAAATATCGGAATCTTTTTGCTGAGCTTGGATATACTCAGAATGAGATTGATGCGAAAGTAGAGGATGTATTCCAATCTCTTTTCTTCGGTCCCAACAAAATTTATTTTGAAGTGGGAGATTCTTTGGCTTATATCTCGGATATCAAGAATCATGATGCGCGAACAGAAGGCATGTCGTATGGCATGATGATAGCTGTACAGTTGAACAAAAAAGAGATATTTGACCGTTTGTGGCGCTGGAGCAAAAAGTACATGCAGCATAAAGATGGAGATTTAGAAGGGTATTTCGCATGGAGCTGCAAGATTAATGGGATGCGAAATGCTCAGGGCCCGGCTTCTGACGGTGAATTATACTATGTCACTTCTTTAATTTTTGCTTCTAATCTTTGGGGAAATACGACAGGGATTGATTATCTGAAAGAGGCACAGTATATTTTAGATAATGCAATGAATAAAGAAGGTAAAGGCAGAGTTACTAATCTTATTAATAAGGAGCACAAACTTATTACATTTGTTCCGGATACTTGGGGAGGTTCTTTTACTGATCCTTCCTATCATGTACCCGCTTTTTATGAGGTTTGGGCTCGTTGGGCCAATGATGGTAGAGCAGACTTTTGGAGAGAATGTGCTAAAGCTAGCCGTGAATATCTTCATAAAGCAATTCATCCGGTTACAGGACTTAATCCGGATTACTCTAACTATGATGGTTCTCCGTTGAATACAAAACAGTTAATTGGTAAGGCTTTTCGTTTCGACTCTTGGCGCGTACCTATGAATATTGCACTCGATTATTCTTGGGCCTGTGCTGATAAGGACTGGCAACAAGAATATGGAAATAAGATTCAGAATTTCTTATATTCACAGGGAATTCATACATTTGTTGACCAGTATAACGTAGATGGCTCTACTGTGGCTGAGATATTACCTGCCGGAGAGTATACTGCATTGCGTCATTCACTGGGGTTGGTAGCAACCTCGGCTGCTGTTTCACTAGTATGCACTCATGATAAGAGCAGCGAATTTGTTCAGCAATTATGGAATGCGCATCATGAACCCTATGCTGATGGCTATTTTGACGCTTACTACGACGGGCTGTTGAGGCTCTTTTCAGTGATGCATTTAAGTGGCAAGTACCGTATTATTTTTCCGCAATAG